One window from the genome of Cottoperca gobio chromosome 15, fCotGob3.1, whole genome shotgun sequence encodes:
- the spmip7 gene encoding spermatogenesis-associated protein 48, translated as MIGSENMHNIDNMNESFHPLTLKRSVVPPYAPTARRTTIPGYTGKAAYANSGADAAVSVPPVSSPARSSGTIRESGHPTFGHAAPLSRMVTATTPCNPFLRPALPVTHKHARRH; from the exons ATGATCGGCTCTGAGAACATGCACAACATCGACAACATGAACGAATCCTTTCACCCACTAACCCTGAAGAGGAGCGTCGTGCCCCCGTATGCGCCCACAGCACG CCGAACCACCATCCCTGGATATACAGGCAAGGCTGCTTATGCAAACTCTGGTGCTGATGCTGCAGTCTCTGTCCCACCTGTCTCCAGTCCTGCACGCTCCTCTGG GACAATCAGAGAATCGGGGCACCCTACTTTTGGCCACGCGGCGCCCCTGTCTCGAATGGTGACCGCCACGACCCCCTGCAACCCCTTCCTGAGACCTGCGCTTCCTGTCACACACAAGCACGCGAGGAGGCATTAG